One genomic region from Pseudobacteriovorax antillogorgiicola encodes:
- the pgl gene encoding 6-phosphogluconolactonase: MTEQLFQTNEEMQQALAKEITKHLSSAIRDRGRASLVLSGGSTPKRLFQILADCDLDWAKVWITLADDRWVDPDHKDSNEHLVNDNLLLNKARFATFIGLKTPADNPFDGANACHQKLQDIASQPFDVTLLGMGADGHTASLFPCAEELGKAVEGSNLVCQGVVPKTAPYQRMTLTLPVLLNSRALFLQIAGDDKKEVYKTACEPGDEAQMPIRYFIRQKRVPLQVYWAPKD, encoded by the coding sequence ATGACAGAGCAGCTTTTCCAAACCAATGAAGAGATGCAGCAGGCACTAGCAAAAGAGATTACCAAGCACCTGTCGTCTGCTATCCGTGACAGAGGGCGAGCTAGCTTAGTGCTTTCCGGCGGTAGCACGCCAAAGCGTTTGTTTCAAATTCTTGCCGATTGCGACTTAGATTGGGCCAAGGTTTGGATTACCTTGGCTGATGATCGCTGGGTTGATCCGGACCATAAGGATAGCAACGAGCATTTGGTTAATGACAACCTTCTCCTAAACAAGGCGCGTTTTGCCACTTTTATTGGCCTTAAAACACCAGCGGACAACCCCTTCGATGGTGCAAACGCCTGTCATCAAAAGTTACAAGACATCGCAAGCCAGCCATTCGATGTGACCCTTCTAGGGATGGGGGCGGACGGTCATACAGCTTCACTATTTCCTTGCGCAGAAGAGTTAGGGAAAGCTGTGGAAGGCTCGAATCTGGTTTGCCAGGGTGTTGTTCCTAAGACTGCACCCTATCAGCGAATGACGCTGACCCTGCCTGTGCTCCTCAATAGTCGGGCCTTATTCCTACAGATCGCGGGTGACGATAAGAAAGAGGTTTATAAGACTGCATGTGAACCTGGGGACGAGGCTCAGATGCCAATTCGATATTTTATTCGCCAGAAACGAGTGCCACTTCAAGTTTATTGGGCGCCAAAGGACTAA